DNA sequence from the Neisseria mucosa genome:
CAGTATGCGCGGTGAACGCAATACGCGCGGCGACAGCAACTGGGTACCGGTTGAAGAAATTGAATCCATCACCGTTTTGCGCGGTCCGGCGGCAACACGTTACGGCTCCGGCGCGATGGGTGGCGTGGTCAATATCGTTACCAAAAAAGTGTCTAAGGAATTTAAAGGCCAGGTCAATCTTTACGCCAATCAACCGCAAGACAGCAAAGAAGGCGCAACCCGCCGTATCGGCTTCAATTTGAGCGGTCCGATTATTCAAGATACTTTGGGCTTCCGCATTTACGGCAACCTGAATAAAACAGATGCAGATGCGGCCGATATTAATGAAGGACACGGCAACGACAGCGCGGCCGGTGTCGAAGGCATACGCAATAAAGACATTGCAGGCCGTCTGCAATGGAAAATCAGCCCTGCGCAAACATTGATTTTAGACAGCAGCTACAGCCGTCAGGGCAATATCTACAACGGCGATACGCAAAACAGCAATCCGCGTTCTGCTTTAGTTAATTCTCTGGCTGACAGTAAAGCCGAAACTGCTCGTTTATATCGTTCCGCTTATTCTTTAACGCATGATGGCGCATGGGAATGGGGCGATACCAAAAACGTGATCAGTTATGAGCGCACAGTCAACAGCCACTTACCTGAAGGTTTGGCCGGTGGTCCGGAAGGCAGCTATACAGGCTTGGATTTTGTACAAAGCCGTCTGAAAAACCTGCGCTTCAGTAGCGAAGCAAATATTCCGTTCAAACTTGGAGTCGATAATGTATTGACGGTCGGTGCGGAATTTACTGACAGTAAATTGGACGATCCTGCTTCCAATACTCAGGGATTTAAAGACCAAGGTAAAACCGATGCGTTTATCGGTATCTCCGCAACGCGCGGTGGCAAGGCTTCGCAACGAAACTGGGCAGCTTACGTTGAAGACAATATTTCATTGACCGATAAAACCCACCTGATTCCGGCCATCCGTTTCGACCACAATAGCGACAGCGGCAGCAACTGGAGTCCGGCTTTGAACTTCTCGCATCAAATCGGCGAAAACTGGTTGGTCAAAGGCGGTATTGCCCGTGCGTACAAAGCGCCAAACCTGTATCAAACCAATCCTGACTTTATCCTGTACACACGCGGTCAAGGCTGTCCGCTCAATGCGCCGAACAGTGTGCGTTGCTACTATATGGGCAATGGCAATTTGAAACCTGAAAGCAGCATCAATAAAGAGATTGGTCTTGAGTTCAACAAAAACGGCTGGCAGGCTTCGGCGACTTATTTCCACAACGCGTACCGCAATAAAATCGTGATCGGCGACCAGCGTATTGCCACCAGCAATATCGGCAACTGGCTCCTGCAATGGGAAAATACGCCGAAAGCGACTATTTCGGGTATCGAAGGCAACTTGGTGATTCCGTTGCATGACACACTCAAGTGGAGCAACAATTTCACTTACATGCACAAATCCGAAGATTATCAAGGCAATCCATTGTCTTTGGTGCCGAAGCACACCATCAACAGCACATTGTCTTGGATGCCGAACGAACGCTTCGATGCCAATCTGACCTTTACCCACTACGGCCGCACTAAACCGCGTGGCGTGGCGATTAATAGACTGGAACGAGATGGTAATCCTCGTGCAGGCGTGGCAGCGTTGTCTTCCGAACACAGCCAAACCCAAGT
Encoded proteins:
- a CDS encoding FepA family TonB-dependent siderophore receptor, which encodes MKTFTLAILPLALISAFSHAAEEKAAEQAEVDTVYVTAEKQLQQSLGVSRISKDDIDKRPAVNDISEFVRTMPGVNLTGNTATGQRGNKRQIDLRGMGPENTLILIDGKPVNSRQSERISMRGERNTRGDSNWVPVEEIESITVLRGPAATRYGSGAMGGVVNIVTKKVSKEFKGQVNLYANQPQDSKEGATRRIGFNLSGPIIQDTLGFRIYGNLNKTDADAADINEGHGNDSAAGVEGIRNKDIAGRLQWKISPAQTLILDSSYSRQGNIYNGDTQNSNPRSALVNSLADSKAETARLYRSAYSLTHDGAWEWGDTKNVISYERTVNSHLPEGLAGGPEGSYTGLDFVQSRLKNLRFSSEANIPFKLGVDNVLTVGAEFTDSKLDDPASNTQGFKDQGKTDAFIGISATRGGKASQRNWAAYVEDNISLTDKTHLIPAIRFDHNSDSGSNWSPALNFSHQIGENWLVKGGIARAYKAPNLYQTNPDFILYTRGQGCPLNAPNSVRCYYMGNGNLKPESSINKEIGLEFNKNGWQASATYFHNAYRNKIVIGDQRIATSNIGNWLLQWENTPKATISGIEGNLVIPLHDTLKWSNNFTYMHKSEDYQGNPLSLVPKHTINSTLSWMPNERFDANLTFTHYGRTKPRGVAINRLERDGNPRAGVAALSSEHSQTQVGSYGIWGINAGYNWNKRVAVRGGISNLFDKKLYRTTAGAQTYNEHGRAFYGSLKVSF